In Gemmatimonas sp., a single genomic region encodes these proteins:
- a CDS encoding bifunctional 3,4-dihydroxy-2-butanone-4-phosphate synthase/GTP cyclohydrolase II, which translates to MTATRTATGTAAGDEAQELTFGTVEQALADIAAGKFVIVADDEDRENEGDLVCGAEMVTPEMVNFMLDAKGMICLAMENALADHLGLEMQVDENTEAMHTAFTVSIDAAAKYGVSTGISASDRATTIRVAVDPGSTRADLRVPGHIHPLRARDGGVLQRVGHTEAAVDLARLAGLRSAGVICEILNKDGTTARRPQLEVFAKTHGLTFITIAQLVAYRLKNERLVHRVAEARLPTDYGEWRIVGYKNDVDAREHIAIAFGDVADAEGVLVRMHSKCLTGDVFHSRRCDCGWQLDTAMQMIQAEGKGVIVYLDQEGRGIGLLNKLKAYELQDKGADTVEANEQLGFKDDLRNYGIGAQILLDMGARSIRLLTNNPRKLVGLDGYGLILKDRVRIEAPSTDENASYLETKRTKLGHLFAI; encoded by the coding sequence ATGACGGCAACGCGCACGGCAACGGGCACGGCAGCGGGCGACGAGGCGCAGGAACTGACGTTCGGCACCGTCGAACAGGCGTTGGCCGACATTGCGGCCGGCAAGTTCGTAATCGTCGCCGACGACGAAGATCGTGAGAACGAAGGCGACCTGGTCTGCGGCGCCGAAATGGTGACGCCCGAAATGGTCAACTTCATGCTCGACGCCAAGGGTATGATCTGCCTCGCCATGGAGAATGCCCTCGCCGATCATCTCGGACTCGAGATGCAGGTCGACGAAAACACCGAAGCGATGCACACCGCCTTCACCGTCAGCATCGATGCCGCGGCGAAGTACGGCGTGAGCACGGGCATCAGCGCTAGTGATCGCGCCACCACCATTCGCGTCGCCGTCGACCCCGGTAGCACGCGCGCGGATCTTCGCGTGCCGGGGCACATTCATCCGCTGCGTGCGCGTGACGGCGGCGTGCTGCAGCGCGTGGGACACACCGAAGCCGCCGTCGACCTCGCTCGGCTTGCCGGTCTGCGGTCGGCTGGCGTGATCTGTGAGATCCTGAACAAGGACGGCACCACGGCGCGTCGTCCGCAGCTCGAGGTCTTTGCAAAGACGCATGGCCTCACGTTCATCACGATTGCGCAATTGGTGGCGTACCGCCTCAAGAACGAACGCTTGGTGCATCGCGTGGCCGAAGCACGACTCCCCACGGACTACGGCGAGTGGCGCATCGTGGGGTACAAGAACGACGTCGACGCGCGTGAGCACATTGCGATTGCCTTCGGCGACGTGGCCGACGCGGAAGGCGTGCTCGTTCGCATGCACTCGAAGTGCCTCACCGGCGACGTCTTCCACTCGCGTCGTTGCGATTGCGGCTGGCAGCTCGATACCGCCATGCAGATGATTCAGGCCGAAGGCAAGGGCGTGATCGTGTATCTCGATCAGGAAGGTCGCGGCATCGGGCTGCTCAACAAGCTCAAGGCGTACGAACTGCAGGACAAAGGCGCCGACACGGTGGAAGCCAACGAACAGTTGGGTTTCAAGGACGACCTCCGCAACTATGGCATCGGCGCCCAGATTTTGCTCGACATGGGTGCGCGCTCCATTCGCCTGCTCACCAACAATCCCCGCAAGCTCGTGGGTCTCGATGGCTACGGTCTGATCCTCAAGGATCGAGTCCGCATCGAAGCTCCCTCCACCGACGAAAACGCCTCGTATCTCGAAACGAAGCGCACAAAGCTCGGTCACCTGTTCGCAATCTGA
- a CDS encoding riboflavin synthase, producing the protein MFTGLVDDLGLITHVADTPAGRELRIRCRYTDLIDGESIAVNGACLTVRAHGAHDDGSAWFTVAAVITTLGRTTIDAWRPDSHVNLERAMRLGDRLGGHLVLGHVDDLGVVTRTEQVGDAWLIDVVLPVALRPLMVAHGSITVNGVSLTVNALLDDGVQLSIIEYTKRHTTLGELVAGDRVHVEADVLAKHVERLLTPWRSAGVEVA; encoded by the coding sequence ATGTTCACGGGGCTCGTGGACGACCTGGGACTTATTACCCACGTCGCCGACACGCCGGCCGGGCGCGAGTTGCGCATCCGCTGCCGCTATACCGACCTGATCGACGGCGAGAGCATCGCCGTCAATGGCGCGTGCCTGACCGTGCGCGCACATGGCGCGCATGACGATGGCAGCGCGTGGTTCACGGTCGCCGCCGTCATCACCACCCTCGGCCGCACCACGATTGATGCGTGGCGCCCCGACTCGCACGTCAACCTGGAGCGCGCCATGCGCCTCGGTGATCGTCTCGGCGGCCACCTGGTGCTCGGCCACGTCGACGACCTCGGCGTCGTCACGCGCACCGAGCAAGTCGGCGACGCCTGGCTCATCGACGTGGTCCTTCCTGTCGCCTTGCGTCCGCTCATGGTCGCGCACGGCTCCATCACCGTCAACGGTGTGAGCCTCACGGTGAACGCGTTGCTCGACGACGGTGTCCAGCTCTCCATTATCGAATACACCAAACGGCACACCACGCTCGGCGAACTCGTCGCCGGCGATCGGGTGCATGTCGAAGCGGATGTGCTTGCAAAGCACGTCGAACGGTTGCTGACGCCTTGGCGCAGCGCAGGGGTTGAAGTCGCATGA
- the ribD gene encoding bifunctional diaminohydroxyphosphoribosylaminopyrimidine deaminase/5-amino-6-(5-phosphoribosylamino)uracil reductase RibD — protein MKGIATDRSVSLSGSNGPLPTSSDDDVRFMRRALELAERGAGRVAPNPKVGAVIVQHGRIVGEGWHAEYGQAHAEVAALMEAGPCASGATAYVSLEPCNHTGKTGPCSEALIAAGVSRVVFAAHDPNPKAAGGSARLESAGIAVSAGVLEREALDQNAPFFFVARGAGRPFVTLKLAVSIDGAIVDASRQPGWLTGEEARAAVHALRADSDAIGVGIGTALADDPALTVRHGTPPRRPPLRVVFDRGARLPLGGQLVQSARELPVIDFTCGAFPDAESALREAGVETVVVASTAEALRQLGTRGVRHLLVEGGAILGSSLLAAGLVDRLVIFQAPVILGAGALSAFAALPAQRAGQAPRMRVVERKALGADLMTVYAVSGD, from the coding sequence ATGAAGGGTATCGCTACGGATCGCTCGGTATCGCTTTCAGGTTCTAACGGGCCGCTGCCCACATCGTCGGACGACGACGTCCGCTTCATGCGTCGCGCCCTCGAACTCGCCGAGCGTGGCGCGGGTCGGGTTGCGCCCAATCCCAAGGTCGGCGCGGTAATCGTGCAGCACGGGCGGATCGTCGGCGAAGGGTGGCATGCCGAATATGGCCAGGCCCACGCCGAAGTCGCCGCGCTCATGGAAGCCGGCCCGTGCGCGAGTGGGGCCACCGCCTATGTCTCGCTCGAGCCCTGCAATCACACGGGAAAGACTGGCCCCTGTTCAGAAGCCCTCATCGCGGCCGGCGTGTCTCGGGTCGTCTTCGCCGCGCATGATCCCAACCCCAAGGCCGCCGGCGGGTCCGCCCGCCTCGAGTCGGCCGGGATCGCGGTCAGCGCCGGGGTGCTCGAGCGCGAGGCGCTCGACCAGAACGCGCCGTTCTTCTTCGTGGCGCGGGGGGCGGGTCGCCCCTTCGTGACACTGAAACTGGCCGTCTCCATCGACGGCGCCATTGTCGACGCCTCGCGCCAGCCCGGTTGGTTGACCGGCGAGGAGGCCCGCGCGGCCGTCCATGCGCTGCGGGCCGACAGTGATGCGATCGGCGTCGGAATCGGTACCGCCCTAGCCGATGACCCGGCACTCACCGTCCGCCATGGCACGCCGCCGCGACGCCCGCCGTTACGGGTGGTCTTCGACCGGGGCGCCCGGCTGCCGCTCGGCGGGCAGCTGGTCCAGTCGGCCCGTGAACTCCCCGTGATCGATTTCACCTGTGGCGCCTTTCCGGACGCGGAGTCGGCCCTCCGCGAGGCCGGCGTGGAGACCGTCGTTGTCGCCTCCACCGCTGAGGCCCTGAGGCAATTGGGCACCCGCGGCGTCCGGCATCTGTTGGTTGAGGGCGGGGCTATCCTCGGTTCTTCGCTACTGGCCGCCGGACTCGTCGACCGACTGGTTATCTTTCAGGCACCGGTTATCCTCGGCGCCGGCGCCTTGTCGGCCTTCGCCGCGCTTCCGGCGCAGCGGGCCGGGCAGGCGCCTCGGATGCGCGTCGTGGAGCGGAAGGCACTGGGTGCCGACCTGATGACCGTCTACGCTGTTTCTGGAGACTGA